In the genome of Saccharomonospora viridis DSM 43017, one region contains:
- a CDS encoding xanthine dehydrogenase family protein molybdopterin-binding subunit, with protein sequence MTATMGPEIGKARRRKEDARLITGRTRWTDNLTLPGMLHLAVLRSPVAHARITSIDTSAAKQVPGVIDVYTADDLDPEGTIGMPCAWPITPDMKWPRRPILAQGKVNYAGEGIAVVVARSPEAAEDALAEIDVEYDELPVVLGLENALADDAPLVHEDLGTNRNAVWTFDSAEAGSGDDVEQAISGSEVVLRRRFRQQRLIPAFMEPRSVVVDPTAAQLTMWSATQVPHILKTMSALTLGIPEHQLRVIAPDVGGGFGGKLAVIPEEFIALLVAQRLGKPVKWTESRSESMMAAHHGRDQIQDITICAKRDGTLTGLKVELLADMGAYLGLVGPGVPILGAFMFNSIYKFPAYRFTCTNVFTNTMVTDAYRGAGRPEATYAIERIMDELAVELGMDPMELRKKNWINHDEFPYTTVATLTYDSGNYEAATEKAMELFDYEGLRREQRERRERGDVVQLGIGISTYTEMCGLAPSRVLGSLDYGAGGWEHAAIRVLPTGKVEVVTGSSAHGQGHETAWSQIVADQLGVPFEDVEVLHGDTQSSHKGLDTYGSRSLVVGGVAVVKAAEKVVAKARKIAAHMMECAEDDVEFSSGAFKVKGTDRSVALKDIALAAFTAHDLPEGMEPSLDSEATFDPENFSFPHGTHLCAVEVDTETGGVKIRSYVCVDDVGSVVNPLIVEGQIHGGLAQGIAQALFEEAVFDESGTLLSGTFADYLLPSAADLPSFTTDRTETPSTTNPLGAKGVGEAGTIASTPAVVNAIVDAVRHFGVNDIEMPCTPMRVWRAIHAGEQAAGGLGAEAGGGLGSIDAEHGGAQ encoded by the coding sequence ATGACCGCCACGATGGGACCGGAGATCGGTAAAGCCCGGCGGCGCAAGGAGGACGCGCGGCTGATCACCGGACGCACCCGCTGGACCGACAACCTCACGTTGCCCGGGATGCTGCACCTCGCGGTGCTGCGCAGCCCGGTGGCGCACGCCCGGATCACGAGCATCGACACGTCGGCGGCGAAGCAGGTGCCGGGCGTGATCGACGTCTACACCGCCGACGACCTCGACCCTGAGGGCACCATCGGCATGCCGTGCGCCTGGCCCATCACACCGGACATGAAGTGGCCGCGCAGGCCGATCCTCGCCCAGGGGAAGGTCAACTACGCGGGCGAGGGGATCGCCGTCGTCGTCGCCCGCAGCCCCGAGGCGGCCGAGGACGCGCTGGCCGAGATCGACGTCGAGTACGACGAACTACCCGTGGTACTGGGGCTGGAGAACGCGCTCGCCGACGACGCGCCGCTGGTGCACGAGGACCTCGGTACCAACCGCAATGCGGTGTGGACGTTCGATTCCGCCGAGGCGGGTTCGGGCGACGACGTGGAACAGGCCATCAGCGGTTCGGAAGTGGTGCTGCGTCGTCGGTTCCGGCAACAGCGGCTGATCCCCGCGTTCATGGAACCGCGGTCGGTGGTGGTGGACCCGACGGCCGCGCAGCTGACCATGTGGTCGGCCACGCAGGTGCCGCACATCCTCAAGACCATGTCGGCGCTCACCCTGGGGATCCCGGAACATCAGTTGCGGGTCATCGCCCCCGACGTCGGTGGTGGCTTCGGCGGGAAGCTGGCGGTCATCCCGGAGGAGTTCATCGCGCTGCTGGTGGCTCAGCGGCTCGGCAAGCCGGTGAAGTGGACCGAGTCGCGCTCCGAGTCGATGATGGCCGCTCACCACGGGCGGGATCAGATCCAGGACATCACCATCTGCGCGAAGCGCGACGGCACCCTCACGGGCCTGAAGGTGGAACTGCTGGCCGACATGGGCGCCTATCTCGGCCTCGTCGGTCCGGGTGTGCCGATCCTCGGCGCGTTCATGTTCAACTCGATCTACAAGTTCCCGGCCTACCGCTTCACGTGCACGAACGTGTTCACCAACACCATGGTCACCGACGCCTATCGAGGCGCGGGGAGGCCGGAGGCCACGTACGCCATCGAGCGCATCATGGACGAGCTCGCCGTCGAGCTCGGCATGGACCCGATGGAGCTGCGGAAGAAGAACTGGATCAACCACGACGAGTTCCCATACACCACGGTGGCGACGCTGACCTACGACTCGGGCAACTACGAGGCCGCCACGGAGAAGGCCATGGAGTTGTTCGACTACGAGGGCCTACGTCGGGAACAGCGGGAACGCCGGGAACGCGGGGACGTGGTCCAGCTCGGTATCGGCATTTCGACGTACACGGAGATGTGTGGGCTGGCGCCGTCGCGGGTGCTGGGTTCCCTCGACTACGGTGCGGGCGGCTGGGAGCACGCGGCCATCCGCGTCCTGCCCACCGGCAAGGTCGAGGTCGTCACGGGCTCGTCGGCTCACGGGCAGGGACACGAGACCGCGTGGAGTCAGATCGTCGCCGATCAGCTCGGCGTGCCGTTCGAGGACGTCGAGGTGCTGCACGGTGATACCCAGTCGTCGCACAAGGGCCTCGACACGTACGGTTCACGGTCGCTCGTGGTCGGCGGTGTCGCGGTGGTGAAGGCCGCCGAGAAGGTGGTCGCCAAGGCGCGCAAGATCGCCGCGCACATGATGGAGTGCGCGGAGGACGACGTCGAGTTCTCCAGTGGTGCTTTCAAGGTCAAGGGCACTGACCGGTCCGTCGCTCTCAAGGACATCGCCTTGGCCGCCTTCACGGCGCACGATCTGCCCGAGGGGATGGAGCCGTCGCTGGACTCCGAGGCCACGTTCGATCCGGAGAACTTCTCCTTCCCCCACGGCACGCATCTGTGTGCGGTGGAGGTGGACACCGAGACCGGTGGCGTGAAGATCCGCTCCTACGTGTGCGTGGACGACGTGGGCTCGGTGGTGAACCCGCTCATCGTCGAGGGGCAGATCCACGGTGGACTGGCCCAGGGCATCGCCCAGGCCTTGTTCGAGGAGGCGGTGTTCGACGAGAGCGGCACGTTGCTGTCCGGGACGTTCGCCGACTACCTACTGCCGTCGGCGGCCGATCTGCCGTCGTTCACCACCGACCGCACCGAGACGCCGTCCACCACCAACCCGCTCGGTGCCAAGGGTGTCGGGGAGGCGGGCACCATCGCCTCCACGCCCGCCGTCGTGAACGCCATCGTGGACGCGGTGCGTCACTTCGGCGTGAACGACATCGAGATGCCGTGTACGCCGATGCGGGTGTGGCGAGCCATCCACGCCGGTGAGCAGGCGGCCGGTGGCCTGGGTGCCGAGGCCGGTGGGGGTCTCGGATCGATCGATGCCGAACACGGAGGTGCGCAGTGA
- a CDS encoding IclR family transcriptional regulator, which yields MEAGSGRAAHHVQSLERGLAVIKAFGAGAPQLTLSEVAKETGLTRAAARRFLLTLADLGYVRSDGRYFSLTAKVLELGYAYLSSLSLPEVVQPHLERLSAEVHESCSVSVLDGTDIVYVARVAVSRIMTVSINVGTRFPAHATSMGRVLLAGLDEDALADYLREVTFDRLTDHTITSAEKLRAELDAVREQGWALVDQELEEGLRSVAAPIRDRSGKVVAAVNISTHASRTTPESVRTGLVPPLLATAARIESDLAVAPAAQVS from the coding sequence ATGGAAGCAGGTAGTGGACGTGCCGCGCACCACGTGCAGTCCCTCGAACGCGGACTGGCGGTGATCAAGGCGTTCGGCGCGGGCGCCCCGCAACTCACGCTCAGTGAGGTGGCGAAGGAGACCGGGTTGACGCGGGCCGCGGCACGCCGGTTCCTGCTGACGTTGGCCGATCTCGGTTACGTCCGTTCCGACGGCAGGTACTTCAGCCTCACCGCCAAGGTCCTCGAACTGGGGTACGCGTACCTGTCGAGCCTGTCTCTGCCCGAGGTGGTGCAGCCGCACCTGGAGCGGTTGTCGGCGGAGGTGCACGAGTCCTGTTCGGTCTCGGTGCTCGACGGAACCGACATCGTCTACGTCGCTCGGGTGGCGGTGTCGCGCATCATGACCGTGAGCATCAACGTGGGCACCCGTTTCCCCGCCCACGCCACTTCCATGGGGCGGGTGCTGCTCGCCGGACTCGACGAGGACGCACTCGCCGATTACCTGCGTGAGGTGACGTTCGACCGGTTGACCGACCACACGATCACCTCGGCCGAGAAGCTGCGGGCCGAACTGGACGCCGTGCGCGAGCAGGGGTGGGCGCTGGTCGATCAGGAGTTGGAAGAGGGGCTGCGGTCCGTGGCCGCTCCCATCCGAGACAGGTCTGGCAAGGTGGTGGCCGCCGTGAACATCTCCACGCACGCCAGCCGGACGACACCCGAGTCGGTGCGTACCGGTCTGGTCCCGCCGTTGTTGGCGACGGCGGCGCGGATCGAGTCCGATCTGGCCGTCGCCCCCGCGGCGCAGGTCTCATGA
- a CDS encoding XdhC family protein, protein MHDVLDELHRRWSAGETVGVGTVVATFSSAPRAPGAAMLVGADGEVVGSVSGGCVEGAVYELARQVTETRTPVLQRYGVSDDDAFAVGLTCGGIIDIFVECVDQRSMPELPELISSVDEGRPVAVTTIIEHPDPALLGRRMLVWPDRVGGGFGSQRIDDAVVDDARGLLAGGRSGVLRYGPEGQRRGEGMAVFVNSFEPPPRMLVFGAIDFAAAMARMGAYLGYEVTVCDARSVFATKTRFPEAHEVVVDWPHRYLTAEAEAGRIDPRTVITVLTHDPKFDVPVLEVALRLDVAYVGAMGSRRTHEDRMRRLREIGMTDAELARLASPVGLDLGARTPEETAVSIAAEIIALRWGGSGRRLVDLDGPIHGEQDG, encoded by the coding sequence ATGCATGACGTGCTGGACGAGTTGCACCGTCGTTGGTCTGCGGGCGAGACGGTGGGGGTGGGGACCGTCGTGGCCACCTTCTCCTCGGCGCCCCGCGCGCCGGGGGCCGCGATGCTGGTGGGTGCCGACGGTGAGGTGGTCGGCAGCGTGTCCGGTGGCTGTGTCGAGGGCGCGGTGTACGAGCTGGCGCGGCAGGTGACGGAGACGCGGACCCCGGTGCTGCAACGTTACGGCGTGAGCGACGACGACGCCTTCGCGGTGGGGCTCACCTGCGGAGGCATCATCGACATCTTCGTCGAATGCGTGGACCAGCGGTCCATGCCGGAATTGCCCGAGCTGATCTCCTCCGTGGACGAGGGTAGGCCGGTGGCCGTCACCACGATCATCGAGCATCCCGATCCCGCGCTGCTCGGCAGACGCATGTTGGTGTGGCCGGACCGGGTCGGTGGAGGGTTCGGTTCGCAGCGGATCGACGACGCCGTGGTCGACGACGCCCGTGGCCTGTTGGCCGGGGGGCGGTCGGGCGTATTGCGCTACGGCCCCGAGGGGCAGCGCCGCGGTGAGGGGATGGCGGTGTTCGTCAACTCGTTCGAACCGCCCCCGCGGATGCTGGTGTTCGGTGCCATCGACTTCGCCGCCGCGATGGCGCGGATGGGTGCCTACCTCGGCTACGAGGTCACGGTGTGCGATGCGCGGTCCGTGTTCGCGACGAAGACACGGTTTCCCGAGGCCCACGAGGTGGTCGTGGATTGGCCGCACCGCTACCTCACGGCGGAGGCGGAGGCCGGTCGCATCGATCCCCGGACCGTGATCACCGTGCTCACCCATGATCCGAAGTTCGACGTGCCGGTGTTGGAGGTGGCCCTCCGGCTGGACGTCGCCTACGTCGGGGCGATGGGTTCCCGCCGCACCCACGAGGACCGCATGCGGCGGCTGCGGGAGATCGGGATGACCGATGCGGAGCTCGCCCGACTGGCGTCGCCGGTCGGACTCGACCTGGGGGCCCGCACTCCGGAGGAGACCGCCGTGTCCATCGCGGCCGAGATCATCGCGCTGCGGTGGGGCGGTAGTGGGCGTCGGTTGGTCGACCTCGACGGCCCCATCCACGGTGAGCAGGACGGCTGA
- a CDS encoding nucleotidyltransferase family protein, producing the protein MSTAGLLLAAGAGRRFGRPKALVEVGGEALVTRAVRVLAHGGCDPIVVVLGARAEDVRTLLPGRVITVYAPDWEEGMGASLRAGLRTLSDLTPLPDAVLVHLVDLPSVGADVVARLLELTTPDVVARAGYGGRMGHPVLFGRRWWNDIADAACGDQGAREWLRGRTDLRLVECGDLSVGTDIDSPADLPDERRR; encoded by the coding sequence ATGAGCACGGCGGGGCTGTTGCTGGCCGCCGGGGCCGGGAGGCGGTTCGGCAGGCCGAAGGCGCTCGTGGAGGTCGGCGGCGAGGCGTTGGTGACCCGCGCGGTGCGGGTGTTGGCCCACGGCGGCTGTGACCCGATCGTCGTGGTGCTGGGTGCGCGGGCCGAGGACGTGCGCACGTTGCTGCCGGGTCGGGTCATCACGGTGTACGCGCCGGACTGGGAAGAGGGGATGGGCGCCTCCCTGCGGGCGGGACTGCGTACGCTCAGCGATCTGACCCCGTTGCCCGACGCCGTGCTCGTGCACCTTGTCGATCTGCCGAGCGTCGGGGCCGATGTGGTGGCCCGGCTGCTCGAGTTGACCACTCCCGACGTCGTGGCCCGTGCCGGCTACGGCGGGAGGATGGGACATCCGGTGCTGTTCGGCCGGCGGTGGTGGAACGACATCGCCGACGCCGCTTGCGGCGACCAGGGGGCGCGGGAATGGTTGCGGGGCCGCACCGACCTGCGTTTGGTGGAATGCGGTGACCTTTCTGTCGGGACCGACATCGACTCACCCGCCGATCTGCCCGACGAACGACGGCGCTGA
- a CDS encoding (2Fe-2S)-binding protein: MRITVTVDGTRYTDDVEPRTLLVHYLRDQLGKVGTVVGCDTSNCGACTVHLNGQSVKSCSVLAVQADSAEITTIEGLARDGELHPVQKAFEDNHALQCGFCTPGMIMQSLDLLSENPDPDEQAVREGLEGNLCRCTGYQNIVRAVRDAAERMRPGAQPEIERAGETTGTATTPGMGGGVQA, translated from the coding sequence ATGCGCATCACCGTCACCGTTGACGGAACCCGCTACACCGACGACGTCGAGCCGCGCACACTGCTCGTGCACTACCTGCGTGATCAGCTCGGCAAGGTCGGCACCGTGGTGGGATGCGACACCAGTAACTGCGGTGCCTGCACCGTGCACCTCAACGGGCAGAGCGTGAAGTCCTGCTCGGTGCTCGCGGTCCAGGCCGACAGTGCCGAGATCACCACGATCGAAGGGCTCGCGCGTGACGGCGAGCTGCATCCGGTGCAGAAGGCTTTCGAGGACAACCACGCATTGCAGTGCGGCTTCTGCACACCCGGAATGATCATGCAGTCGCTCGACCTGTTGTCGGAGAACCCCGATCCGGATGAGCAGGCCGTTCGTGAGGGACTGGAGGGCAACCTCTGCCGCTGCACCGGATATCAGAACATCGTCCGCGCGGTGCGGGACGCGGCCGAACGCATGCGCCCCGGAGCGCAGCCGGAGATCGAACGCGCTGGTGAGACCACGGGAACCGCGACGACGCCGGGCATGGGCGGAGGTGTTCAGGCATGA
- a CDS encoding vWA domain-containing protein: MSTPARGDDVLPGLVGFAAALREAGLRCDAHRVQAYLAAVEQVDIGDPRQLYWAGRVTLCSEPDDLPRYDEAFAAWFSGESPVRRRPTLPVSVQPRIAALAAESTTGENTADDERLSVAASEAEVLRERDLAELTSAERRHLRELMAKLRPVPAVRPSLRYRPARRGRLDARRTLRAMLADGGEPSRLVRSRRRTRPRKAVLLVDVSGSMKPYADSLLRFAHVVVRGAPSDVEVFTLGTRLTRVTRQLRQRDPERAMLDAGRAVADFAGGTRLGETLRVFLDRWGQRGMARRATVVIFSDGWERGDASLLGEQVARLRRLAHRVFWVNPHAGHAGYEPVQSGITAVLPYVDRLLAGHSLATLERLLREIAHA; encoded by the coding sequence ATGAGCACGCCAGCCCGGGGCGATGACGTCCTGCCCGGCCTCGTCGGCTTCGCCGCCGCGTTGCGGGAGGCCGGTTTGCGCTGCGACGCCCACCGCGTGCAGGCCTATCTCGCCGCGGTCGAGCAGGTGGACATCGGGGACCCACGCCAGCTGTACTGGGCGGGCAGGGTCACGCTGTGCTCGGAGCCCGACGATCTGCCGCGTTACGACGAAGCGTTCGCGGCGTGGTTCTCCGGCGAGTCCCCGGTGCGGCGGCGTCCCACCCTGCCCGTGTCCGTCCAACCCCGGATCGCCGCTTTGGCGGCGGAATCGACCACGGGTGAGAACACCGCTGACGACGAGCGGCTCAGTGTGGCGGCCAGCGAGGCCGAGGTGCTGCGCGAGCGTGATCTCGCCGAACTCACCTCCGCCGAACGCAGGCATCTTCGGGAGTTGATGGCCAAACTGCGTCCGGTGCCCGCGGTCCGCCCGTCGCTGCGGTACCGTCCGGCCCGGCGTGGCCGACTCGACGCGCGTCGCACGCTGCGGGCGATGTTGGCCGACGGTGGGGAGCCGAGTCGGCTGGTTCGTTCCCGCCGGCGTACCCGGCCGCGTAAGGCCGTGCTGCTGGTCGACGTGTCCGGGTCGATGAAGCCGTACGCGGACTCGTTGCTGCGGTTCGCCCACGTCGTGGTGCGTGGTGCGCCGTCGGACGTGGAGGTGTTCACCCTCGGCACCCGGTTGACCCGCGTGACCCGGCAGCTGCGACAACGCGACCCCGAGCGGGCGATGCTCGACGCGGGCAGGGCGGTGGCCGACTTCGCCGGGGGAACGCGGCTGGGCGAGACACTGCGGGTGTTCCTCGACCGCTGGGGACAGCGGGGCATGGCCAGACGCGCCACCGTCGTGATCTTCTCCGACGGCTGGGAACGCGGTGACGCGAGTCTGCTCGGGGAGCAGGTCGCGCGGCTGCGGCGGCTCGCCCACCGGGTGTTCTGGGTCAATCCACATGCGGGACACGCGGGATACGAGCCCGTGCAGTCCGGCATCACGGCTGTGTTGCCCTATGTGGACCGACTGCTAGCGGGGCACAGTCTGGCCACATTGGAACGACTGCTGAGGGAGATCGCTCATGCATGA
- the pcaC gene encoding 4-carboxymuconolactone decarboxylase, producing MAEGTQREQAEDTYDRGMRVRREVLGDEHVDRAIAGTTEFTRPFQEYITKAAWGSVWTRDGLDRKTRSCLTLAVLTAQRSWNELAMHVRAAIGNGLTPAEISEVLLHTAVYAGVPAANEAFAIAQRTLSEMGEL from the coding sequence ATGGCTGAAGGCACTCAGCGCGAGCAGGCCGAGGACACCTACGACAGGGGCATGCGGGTCCGTCGGGAGGTGCTCGGCGATGAGCATGTGGACCGGGCGATCGCCGGGACCACCGAATTCACCCGGCCGTTTCAGGAGTACATCACCAAGGCGGCGTGGGGTTCGGTGTGGACGCGGGACGGGTTGGACCGCAAGACCCGTAGTTGCCTGACCCTCGCCGTGCTGACCGCGCAGCGCAGTTGGAACGAACTCGCCATGCACGTGCGTGCCGCCATCGGCAACGGTCTCACCCCTGCCGAGATCTCCGAGGTCCTCCTGCACACGGCGGTGTACGCGGGGGTGCCCGCCGCCAACGAGGCGTTCGCGATCGCCCAACGGACCCTGTCCGAGATGGGTGAGCTCTGA
- a CDS encoding AAA family ATPase, translating to MASDGTAGAVPEAPASPGSPDELAGLLEGTGYLADPGIATAAFLALRMRRPLFCEGEPGTGKTSLAVALAEALELPLIRLQCHEGIDAGQALYEWDFPRQLLHLRALEAAEGGRLSVDAAEQSLYTERFLLARPLLQALICAPCVLLVDELDRADDEFEAFLLQLLDENAVTIPEYGEVRAETPPLVVLTSNRTREVHDALKRRCLYHWVEHPGFEREVAILRRRIPGIDERLARQLTEAVQRLRSMELLKPPGVAEALDWAQALTALGKDELDAETAATTLGAVLKYSEDLDRVRASLDSLLG from the coding sequence ATCGCATCCGACGGTACGGCGGGTGCCGTCCCCGAGGCGCCCGCGTCACCGGGATCACCCGACGAACTCGCCGGCCTCCTCGAAGGCACCGGATACCTCGCGGACCCCGGGATCGCCACGGCCGCGTTCCTGGCGTTGCGCATGCGGCGGCCGTTGTTCTGCGAGGGAGAGCCCGGTACCGGTAAGACCTCGCTCGCCGTCGCTCTCGCGGAGGCGTTGGAGCTGCCGCTGATCCGGTTGCAGTGCCACGAGGGGATCGACGCGGGACAGGCACTGTATGAATGGGACTTTCCCCGGCAACTGCTGCATCTGCGGGCGTTGGAGGCGGCCGAGGGCGGACGGTTGTCCGTGGACGCCGCCGAACAATCGCTCTACACCGAACGGTTCCTGCTGGCCAGACCGCTGTTGCAGGCCCTGATCTGCGCTCCCTGTGTGTTGTTGGTCGACGAACTCGACCGCGCGGACGACGAGTTCGAGGCGTTTTTGTTGCAGTTGCTGGACGAGAACGCCGTGACCATCCCCGAGTACGGCGAGGTGCGGGCGGAGACACCGCCGCTGGTGGTGCTCACCTCCAACCGCACGAGGGAGGTCCATGACGCACTCAAGCGTCGCTGCCTCTACCACTGGGTGGAACATCCGGGTTTCGAACGTGAGGTCGCGATCCTGCGGCGCAGGATCCCCGGTATCGACGAGCGATTGGCCCGGCAACTCACCGAGGCGGTGCAGCGACTGCGTTCGATGGAACTGCTCAAACCACCGGGCGTGGCGGAGGCCTTGGACTGGGCGCAGGCGTTGACGGCGTTGGGTAAGGACGAATTGGACGCCGAGACCGCTGCCACGACGCTCGGTGCGGTGCTCAAGTACAGCGAGGACCTCGATCGCGTGCGGGCCTCCCTGGATTCGTTGCTCGGTTGA
- the pcaG gene encoding protocatechuate 3,4-dioxygenase subunit alpha, producing the protein MSQAGPKLPSTPSQTVGPYLSIGLPWEDGPTVVEEGTEGAVWIRGVVTDGEGAPVPDALIETWQADPNGRFDHPDDPRGAVPGFRGFGRCPTNDDGEFGILTLLPGAVPEQAPHINVSVFARGLLNRLVTRIYFPDFADANAADPVLNSVPEERRHTLVARKTEDGYRFDVRLQGEGETVFFDV; encoded by the coding sequence ATGAGCCAGGCTGGCCCGAAGCTTCCCTCGACTCCTTCACAGACCGTGGGGCCGTATCTGTCGATCGGCCTGCCGTGGGAGGACGGGCCCACGGTGGTGGAAGAAGGCACCGAGGGCGCTGTATGGATCCGGGGTGTCGTCACCGACGGCGAGGGCGCGCCGGTTCCCGACGCGTTGATCGAGACGTGGCAGGCCGATCCGAACGGGCGATTCGACCACCCCGATGACCCGAGGGGCGCTGTCCCCGGTTTCCGGGGTTTCGGACGATGCCCCACGAACGACGACGGTGAGTTCGGGATCCTCACGCTGCTGCCGGGTGCGGTTCCGGAGCAGGCGCCGCACATCAACGTGTCGGTGTTCGCCCGTGGTCTGCTGAATCGGTTGGTGACGCGGATCTACTTCCCTGATTTCGCCGACGCCAACGCGGCCGACCCGGTGTTGAATTCGGTGCCCGAGGAGCGGCGACACACTCTGGTGGCGCGCAAGACGGAGGACGGCTATCGCTTCGACGTGCGGCTTCAGGGTGAGGGCGAGACAGTGTTCTTCGATGTCTGA
- the pcaD gene encoding 3-oxoadipate enol-lactonase, producing MRVNHVIDGPEDGEVVVLSGSLGSDLGMWNPQVGPLVSAGYRVVRYDHRGHGGTPVPDAPCSLDDLGGDVVELLDGLGVDRAHVVGLSLGGMTGLWLAAHRPDRVRRLVVCCTSAKLGTPEMWEQRAHTAVTRGMTEIADGSIERWFTPAWRAANPELTREYHRMTASVPARGYAACCAAIGAMDLRGVLSTITAPTLVIAGADDPATPPDEHGRPLAEGIPGARFEVVAEAAHLGNVEQPERFTELIIEHLKADGGESHG from the coding sequence GTGCGGGTGAACCACGTGATCGACGGCCCCGAGGACGGAGAGGTCGTCGTACTGTCGGGATCGCTCGGAAGTGATCTCGGCATGTGGAACCCGCAGGTGGGTCCCCTGGTCTCGGCGGGGTACCGCGTCGTGCGCTACGACCACCGAGGTCACGGCGGGACCCCGGTGCCGGACGCGCCGTGCAGCCTCGACGACCTCGGGGGTGATGTCGTCGAGCTGCTGGACGGACTCGGCGTCGACCGCGCCCACGTGGTCGGGTTGTCGCTCGGGGGGATGACCGGCCTGTGGTTGGCCGCCCACCGTCCCGACCGCGTGCGCAGGTTGGTGGTGTGTTGCACGTCGGCCAAGCTCGGCACCCCCGAGATGTGGGAGCAGCGGGCGCACACCGCCGTGACCCGCGGTATGACGGAGATCGCGGACGGCAGCATCGAACGCTGGTTCACCCCCGCCTGGAGGGCGGCGAACCCGGAGTTGACGCGCGAGTACCACCGCATGACCGCGTCGGTGCCGGCGCGGGGTTATGCGGCGTGTTGCGCGGCGATCGGTGCGATGGACCTGCGCGGAGTGCTGTCCACGATCACCGCTCCGACCCTGGTGATCGCGGGTGCCGACGATCCGGCCACTCCGCCCGACGAACACGGGCGCCCGCTGGCCGAGGGGATCCCCGGCGCCCGTTTCGAGGTGGTCGCCGAGGCCGCTCACCTCGGCAACGTCGAGCAGCCGGAGCGGTTCACCGAACTCATCATCGAACATCTCAAGGCGGACGGAGGCGAGTCGCATGGCTGA
- the pcaB gene encoding 3-carboxy-cis,cis-muconate cycloisomerase produces MSDRASELRPGQSSMLFDPLVAAGPVAEHVGDAAWLRAMLDFEAALAAAQADAGLIDRLHAERIERACHHNGHDDYDIAELGRAARGAGNPAAPLVRAITERVEGAAARYVHWGATSQDVVDTAAMLVAARARMALLADVEACTETLAELADEHAATVQVARTLSQHALPTTFGLVAAGWLTSLDTAAERLQAVRLPVQFGGAVGTLASLGESGVEVLAALAARLGLAEPALPWHTDRTPVAELAGALGGLAGAVSGVARSIVTLTQTDVGELREQGPPGSGGSSTMPHKRNPVAAVSALACAKQAPGLVADLLAAMEHENQRASGAWHAEWWPLIQLWRVCGSAVHWLRTSLDRLRVDAERMRQNLDRGGGVLLAERITTELAPVVGRLAAHDAVTSCCHRALDEGVPLADVLVDDPLVGAHLSRERIERLLDPADYLGAAPVFVRRALEKYRRRKEEPCG; encoded by the coding sequence ATGTCTGATCGTGCGTCCGAGCTGAGGCCCGGACAGTCGTCGATGTTGTTCGATCCTCTCGTGGCCGCGGGGCCGGTGGCGGAGCACGTGGGCGATGCCGCGTGGCTGAGGGCGATGTTGGATTTCGAGGCGGCTTTGGCCGCGGCCCAGGCCGATGCCGGTCTGATCGACCGCCTGCACGCCGAACGGATCGAGAGGGCCTGTCACCACAACGGCCACGACGACTACGACATCGCCGAGCTGGGCCGGGCCGCCAGGGGCGCGGGGAACCCGGCCGCGCCGTTGGTGCGTGCGATCACCGAACGCGTCGAGGGTGCCGCCGCGCGGTACGTGCACTGGGGAGCGACGAGCCAGGACGTCGTCGACACGGCGGCCATGCTGGTGGCCGCCCGTGCCCGGATGGCGCTGTTGGCCGATGTGGAGGCGTGCACCGAGACGCTGGCGGAACTGGCCGACGAGCACGCTGCCACCGTCCAGGTGGCTCGGACGTTGTCGCAGCATGCGTTGCCGACGACGTTCGGGCTGGTGGCGGCGGGGTGGTTGACCTCGCTCGACACGGCGGCCGAGCGGTTGCAAGCGGTGCGTCTGCCGGTCCAGTTCGGCGGGGCGGTGGGAACGCTCGCCTCCCTCGGCGAGAGCGGTGTCGAGGTGTTGGCGGCCCTGGCCGCGCGGCTCGGACTGGCCGAACCGGCGTTGCCGTGGCACACCGATCGCACCCCGGTGGCGGAGCTTGCGGGTGCGCTCGGCGGCCTCGCCGGCGCGGTGTCGGGTGTGGCGCGTTCGATCGTCACGCTCACCCAAACCGATGTCGGTGAACTCCGGGAACAGGGACCGCCCGGCAGCGGCGGTTCGTCCACGATGCCGCACAAACGCAACCCGGTGGCGGCCGTGTCGGCACTGGCGTGTGCGAAGCAGGCACCCGGTCTGGTGGCCGACCTGCTCGCCGCCATGGAGCACGAGAATCAGCGGGCCTCCGGGGCGTGGCACGCGGAGTGGTGGCCGCTCATCCAGTTGTGGCGGGTCTGCGGCTCGGCCGTGCACTGGTTACGGACGAGCCTGGACCGACTGCGGGTCGACGCCGAACGGATGCGCCAGAACCTCGACCGGGGTGGCGGGGTGTTGCTGGCCGAACGGATCACCACCGAACTCGCCCCCGTGGTCGGGCGGCTCGCCGCCCACGATGCGGTCACGTCGTGTTGCCATCGGGCGTTGGACGAAGGTGTCCCCCTGGCGGACGTCCTCGTCGACGATCCGCTGGTGGGGGCACATTTGTCGCGGGAACGCATCGAGCGGCTGCTCGACCCCGCCGACTACCTGGGCGCCGCGCCCGTGTTCGTGCGACGGGCGTTGGAGAAGTATCGGAGACGGAAGGAGGAGCCGTGCGGGTGA